TTACCGTGTTTTTTCCCGAAACCACTTTGGCGGGACCGCCGGTCAGCACCAAATCGCCCGTCTTCTGCAAATACAGAGCCTCGTCCGAATGGGAGGTGAAAGCCTCGTTGACAATCTCCACGTTCCCCAGGGCCTGGATTTTTTTCAAGGATTGGGAGGCGGGAAGGCCGCTTTGGACATCGTTTTGCTCCTTTTCCCCCACGTACCAAATTGTCAACTCATTGGCTTTGATGGTGGTCTTGCCTTGCGTCGCGACCACATCCATGGAAAACCAGGCCTTATTCTCTTCCTGATTGGTCACCAGTTTCTGCGCCTTTATTTTGATCGGCCCTTTGGACAGGTCGAACCCGGCCAAAGCCGCCTGATCCGGAGTTTGGGCGCTATTGTCGGCCCACAAAGGCCCCAGGGAGCAGACACAGGCAAAAACGGTAAGCAGAAAAATCTTAATAATGCTTGGCAACAAGCGTTTGTGATTGATGTTCGACATATCAGGAGCCTCCAAGGATAGCGACTACGTTTCCACGAAATTCCGCCTGTTTGTTTTTAAGGTCATATTGCATGGAATCCGCCGTCAAATAAACTGACGGGCCTTTGATTCGCACCCGTCCCGGCGAATAAAGCGACTGTTTTTCATTGGAGTATTCCAATTTGTCGCTGGTCAGGGAGTACGGCTTGTTCGTCGCCTCCACAGCGTGCTTGAGCATGAAGTCATGGGTGAAAAAGTTGACCTCGCCGTATTTGGCCGTCA
The Desulfatibacillum aliphaticivorans DSM 15576 DNA segment above includes these coding regions:
- a CDS encoding LptA/OstA family protein, which codes for MSNINHKRLLPSIIKIFLLTVFACVCSLGPLWADNSAQTPDQAALAGFDLSKGPIKIKAQKLVTNQEENKAWFSMDVVATQGKTTIKANELTIWYVGEKEQNDVQSGLPASQSLKKIQALGNVEIVNEAFTSHSDEALYLQKTGDLVLTGGPAKVVSGKNTVSGEIITRSKDGLLTFEGGVQAEFFPEKSEENKDKPAKEGE
- the lptC gene encoding LPS export ABC transporter periplasmic protein LptC, giving the protein MIALIIGPMVGRLYMKDDGGQTTVEKTEISEDGGMVLTKLHHEAVRDGKLEWMLDAASAELTELGKSGRFYNLGIMLYGADKSETKVTAKYGEVNFFTHDFMLKHAVEATNKPYSLTSDKLEYSNEKQSLYSPGRVRIKGPSVYLTADSMQYDLKNKQAEFRGNVVAILGGS